One Gossypium arboreum isolate Shixiya-1 chromosome 13, ASM2569848v2, whole genome shotgun sequence genomic window, tAACATTTTGTtttgatcttttaaaattataaaattataaaatattaaaataataaaagcacACTCTtattataataaagattataaCTTAATTTCAGTACCCTAAACAAATTTTCTGCCTTCCTCTGGCTAAAAAAGAACCCGAAACTAAAGAAGCTTTAAACTCTGCCCAAAGGTGGCAACGAATTCATCCATTTGGTTCTTGTTTAAAGCCACACCAACCTCAATTCCACCTTCTTCATCCCTACACTCCGCCATAGATATAGTCTGCCCGGACTCCACGTGCATCAGCTCCACCTTCCGAGGCCTTCCCCACCCAAAATTAGTATCGTACACCCGCAACTTCGGCGAACCGGCCAAATTAATTAGACGCCCCGTTTTACTTCTCTCTGCGATGCTAGTTAGCCAATTCTCCGCCCCACTTATACCACTTTGTACCATTTCTTTAACTTTGCTTCCGATGGCTTTGGCAGCTAAAACAATCCCATTTTCACCTGTTAACTCCTCCTTCTTCATCTCTACAATTCCAGGTTTTATACAGTTCCCGAAATATGTTGACGGAACCGGAAATTCAAGGCGGTTCCGGCAATCGAAGGGGAATAGCAAATAATATAACTCATCAGCATCATCAACATATGATAAGGTGTTAACAACACTTACTTTTGATTTGATCAATGAAACCCATGTTAGAGCACATGTTACCACAAAAGTTGATACATGATGGAATTGGTTCGAATTAGCTTCGTTCATGCACTGCGATGCAACCAATTGCTTGAGCCTCTCGACATCGGCTCGACGAAACACGAATGTGGCACGAACCATGTTTACTTCTGATCCGACATCTGTTAAGCC contains:
- the LOC108461874 gene encoding coumaroyl-CoA:anthocyanidin 3-O-glucoside-6''-O-coumaroyltransferase 1-like, which encodes MDETKPMKVVESSHVSPPPGSVPTTSLPLTFFDLQWFPLPNVQRLFFYEFPYPTLHFMETILPLLKQSLSLTLQQFFPFAANVVCPPSPGKPYIHYEDGGSSVAFSVVESPSDFRCAIADYPRDVKTLHPFAPHLRTALSEAKDGTRVVLLPALAFQVTVFPNAGVCIGSSYCHVIGDGKAFMHFMKSWVDVYAAVGLEKSSLPLFNKDVIKDPNRVESFLLKMYHDWLSSLRENSGLTDVGSEVNMVRATFVFRRADVERLKQLVASQCMNEANSNQFHHVSTFVVTCALTWVSLIKSKVSVVNTLSYVDDADELYYLLFPFDCRNRLEFPVPSTYFGNCIKPGIVEMKKEELTGENGIVLAAKAIGSKVKEMVQSGISGAENWLTSIAERSKTGRLINLAGSPKLRVYDTNFGWGRPRKVELMHVESGQTISMAECRDEEGGIEVGVALNKNQMDEFVATFGQSLKLL